CGCCGTCCTCCGTCGCCAGCTGGGACGGCACTCGGACGGCAGGTTGACACGTCGCTTTATTCAGGCATTTTGATGCTGGAAGATTAACAAATACTAAGTAAATATGTCGCGGCGCATGTAGTGGCAGAGCAGAGCGGCCGGTGGCGGGTACCTAGATGCAGCGCGCGCACGATGGCGGCGGGCAGGTCGCAGGCGGGCGGCATGGGGCTGAGCAGCACGGCGCGCAGGCGCTCCAACGCGCGCGCGGCCGGCGCCCCGCCGCGCAGCTCGGCCTCCACGCCCGCCAGCACGGCGCCGCGCTCCGACAGCTTCTTGATCGACAGCAACAACTTGTGCCGCGCGCCCTTCGTCACTCCTACACACAGCGTCACATTACTCACTACTGAACACTAGCATTCCTTACCTGAATTGAACAATACCAGCCTGTTCACTGACAATGAGCCTTTCAGATGAACTGACATCAGCATTCTAGTGAATATACCCAATTGAGTTAAATTCCCTCTAAACTGATGCCAATGCATAGTCTgagtactaataaataattattcagaaaaactaaaataaataataatagaatgtGCATCTTACCTAACTTCTCTAAATACTTTTCATCCATAGCCATCATCTGTTCATAACTCATATTAGTAAACAGCCACACATATTTATGCAGTCGTAGACTTTTCAGCCACTGCGCAACATTAGACATTCCCGGGTGTTCGCCGAAATTATGTGATCTCAGGTCGTCCAGCCTTGTCTCACTGCCTGTTGTCCCATACATTATACTAATAGGCCTTATCTGACTTAAACTGTGCTCACTGGACAGAGAAAAGCTTCTAGGTTTCTGAACAAAAGGTGCATCACTTAAATTCTCAGCAGATGAAGACATGtgaataaaattacttgaaGGAGGGGTCAAGCTATTCGACCTTTGTGACTTTGGTTGGGATATTGTTGcgtcaaaatttaatttttctcCTTCTATACTTATATCTACATCTCGGCCGTTTTTAGAAAAGGACTCTTGCAGTAGGTCTGTACTAAAGTGTTCCACACCATCCAAGCCTGTGATGCCTCTAAATTCAACATTTTTACCAATGGTTCGTCTAAAACAACTGTTTGTTGTACTCCAAATGTTAGAATCTGGTATTATGCAGGGTTCTATTCTCTGTTGCCAAACACTTTCTGGTCTGTTGCCAGCAATATGGTTTTCTAAGTATCTTAACCATTGTTTCAATATCCTGAAAAATTTAACACAttcaaattagattttttttacacgattatatcataaatcatatcatcataaatatttactatttgttaaatattaggtaaatgttaacaaaataatttttaccCTTCATCATGAAGTGTAAGTGCTGGATGAACTAGTAGGTATGACAGCAGCTGTCGGCATTGATCAGGCACAACAGGGCTTCGGCGGGGAGCATCCATACAACGCTGCACCAGAGCTGGGGTGGCAGTGACATACAGGTCTTTACAGCGCTCATTGTCCATCCTGAGCAGTGGCAGTAATCCAAGCAGGCGGTGCAAACGCTCACAACctgaacaaagaaataaaagcaatattttgACTCAATCTTATTCAGTAAAGATACAAACCAAATTATTGGTAAATGACAAATCACAACAGAAATTCCAACTGAGACTAGCATGGCAGGCTCGACACAGACTATAGTGACAAACATGTAGGTAGTACTCACATTAGTAGTTAatgttgttgatgatgaaaCACAACCAGACATGTAAACTATATGCAATACTAAATCTTGAAACTGAATTGTGTAGTTTAGATGTTTTTCTAATAGTAAATAACAAATTTTGGCTATAGGACTGactaataaaagatttttaggGTAGTTGGTTAaacattttaagttattttctcTTATAGTGTAGCAATTAGATTATGTACTGAACACTGTCCTGTCCAAATTATTAGAGTTTAACTGTTATAATCTCCATAAATTGATAATACACTCCCATTTTTAGTACAAGGAAAACTATGACAAGAACATTTGTTATGGCAATAGTAATGAGTAGATACCGTCATCGTCGTCGCCGTTCACTGTGAGAAGATTAGCCAGATGCACCTCGTCGTTGGCATCACGCTCGAGCCTCTCGTCTTCGACGTGGCTGCGCAGCGCCGCCTCCACTGCCCGCTGCACCAGTTTCAGGCCTGGCCACGGGACTCGCCGTGCCAGCGTGCAGGCCAACACAGTCTGCTCGCAGGCGCCCCATTGATCGAACAATCCGGCTACGCCACCGAGCTGCTCGTTAAACGTACCGTTCATCGTGAAAACAGCATATCAAACCCAAAATATTAGATTTGTTTGTGTTCTACACGTCAGTAATACGTGACAGCTGATCGTTAGAACACTATTTGACTCCCTGGAAACGAGTGGCACACGCAGCGATGATGGTGACGAATGTGACGCTATTATTTCGCTTAATGGAAAcgttaatttagtaataaaattacaggTACATTGAAAAACATTAAGATTGTTTCGACGGTCAATCAGATtatcaaaattcaaaatggccgaccatagataaaaaatatgtactgaaacacattctttttttacaactaaacttgagctattatttacattttaattcatGAAAGGTGCCGATTGTGTtgtgtaaattaattatcagtAAATTCTATCGGCAAAACTACAGAGAGGACCCTTGAAGAGCTCAAACTGCCACTTTTTGCCGCTAGATGTCACTAGCCAACAATAAATGGAACGAATGAAAAAGCTCTAAGTACTCTGCgtagtttcacccgctctgctcggcttctattaattgtagcgtgatgttttatagcctactaGCTACTCCCCCGACTTCGTCCGCATACGAGTTCTAGCAGAATTGgggttttttattgttgctaGTTATGTACATTCTTCTTGTGCAGTGTCCACTTGTTTAAAGATGACGCCAAGATATAAAAtgaaggtaggtaggtaggtaagtacagGATAATCGTCACAGACACGGTTGTTTATTTCGTAATTAGTGCAAGTCAAGATTCTTGGAAGGAGCCCACACAAACGTAACATGCAAATTGTATAATCTGCATTGTGTTACAGTTCCAAAGAACAACCCTTTCTTTCTGGCGCTCGGAAACAATGCGATGATTCGCAAGTTTGCAAAATAGAACTTTCTTTAGAACAATAAAGACCGTTATTTACGCTGTCCTAGCTGGCGACCGAGCTGGTGCGTCTATTCTGTAgtaatattcattttcatatgTATACCTAGTTACCTATAATAGGTAGGAACTTATATTACCGATGTACCGTTTGCTCATTCCGTATCCACTCCGGGTTCCCACATGTGGCCACAAACTCTTCCTGTACAAAGCCCACAAACTGGCCAGCTACATTGACATGTCAATCACACCCCACCGCACCACCAAACCACACTGATGTGCATCGAATCGCAAGCCTCCACAATGCCCACAATTGACACAATGTGTTACGGGAACACCTCGAAACCTTCATCAATACccaaataactgttttattttagccCTTTCAGCGGATTCACTTGCTTGCTTATAGAAGATTTTGTACTCTTATTCAAAGCACGTACGACTCAAAATCAAATagcaatgattttttttgtcacTTTCTGGTTTGGGGTACatattcaatgaaaatattataatcccGTCGGACAATATGCCATTTTATCACCTGCTTCTTATTGTGGATATTGTACACTTTATGTCGGTAACGGTATGCAAAAATAAATGGGtcgaaaattatttacaatgtttctTTTAAGCATGAGatgtagttttttaaattacacgtGTCTTGCGATAGGTATTTCGAAGTATTCTTATCTAGAAGTTTCCATCTTCCTATGTGTGTTCCCAAAGAAGGTATTGGATGGGATATTAAATATTAGAAAATGctgtattacatttttatcgTTAACGAGGGAAGGCATTTAAACAAACATGAAACAAGAGAGGGCCAAGAATCGATCCACATATTATAGGAAATAGGTCGTCCCTGCatacatttttcattataaCCTAGTCCAGACAGTAAGAAACCTCTGAGCATGATTTAATATCCATTTTGTTGATTGATAGGATCGAAAGTACCCGGACTCATCGTAGCTTAACTTAGCTAGTGCTGTAGATAACTACGTGTTACACTTCATATGTTATTTATGTCTCCGTCTGGTATTGCATATTgtcataattatgttgtaaataagtaagtaagtgaaGAAAAATATCAAGTAATGTTAAAATGCTTTTCAGTCTTGTTTAATAAGAaccataattaattacaataatgtgttttggttttaaatgcTTATTCAATTATCGCTAATTGGCAATAATCACACATCTAGCGTAAACAAGTAAGTATTGTACAGGTAATTCTATGTTAATTAGACTTAGGTATAAGCACACACGATAAGACAGCATTAGGTGTATCATTAGGGGACGGTTATTTCAATGTTCCTTGATTCCTACTGAAGCCTACGTATAAAATGCACAGAATCTGATAGTTTATTATTAATCCatgaaaaataagtttcatagaGGAATATGCGAGGGTAGTAACATCAATAAGTAATTTATAAGGATTGTGAATATATTACCAAAATGATTTACTTTGATTTAGAAAAATATCAGATCGGAAGTCAGTGGCTAGTTCGATACTATTACTAATCAAATAATTAGTTCTAAACAACCACGTCGGACGTACCGACACCCACAAAGCTCGCGCCGCCGGCGCAGACATACGGGCGCACTGTTTTACAACACTACACGACATCTACCGCGGTGTCGTCTGTGTGAGTTTACAACCACACGTCTTTGTTTACTGCCGCGCCTACTGATAGCATTGTGGAGCAGATCGTGGAGTATGTCCGGTCCAAGACCAACTGGACCTTGAGGGTGGAGAAGTTGGAGTCGCGCCACAACACGAACTTCAAGTCGTTCATGGTGCGAGTTCCAACTCATCACTTCGAGACCTTCCTCAAGGAAGAGTTTTGGCCGAAGGGTGTCATCTATCGGAGATTCCGAGGAAGGCTACGCGACACCACGCAGCGTAACACGACGCCGACGCTTCGTGtgcattagtttttaagtaatttttatataaaatatgtattagtatataattcaattgtaatatctatgtatagtatttttctatggGCCTTTGATGCctgaatcaaataaataaattaaaaaaaaaaaattgtacacaCAGTACCGCCGCGACCACTGTCCGGCGGTACGTTAGCGcgtcttttgtttatttatattgtctactccactaaacaataatattccATTGTGTTGTCAACACAaagctataaatataaataaactataataaaacagttacaACTAACAAACAAGTTTGTGTCACAGGTACATTTCATACAATAAAGTCTAGTTATTCTTTCGGAAAATAACACGCGATGTTTTACTACCTACTGTTCTCAAATTCGTCTCtcaagaaatttatttttacttccaCAGCTAACAGTCTGCTTTTGAATTCAATCATGGACCaattatacacatacataatatctatTAATGTTGCCAAGATGAGACCAGTTATACTTCGCGGAGTAAAAACATAATTAGATCTCATATAGAGCATAGTTTCTAACTTTACATGCCCAGCCactaattaagtttaaaattactgTTTATGGCCCTAACTTTAAGCTAAGTTATGAAATACTACGGCCGTAGCTCGTAGCGGGTATCGTAGCGCGTAGCGCGCGTAGCAATGTTCTACGCAGGCGTGCAAACCGGGGACTCACTGAATCTAGATAGTCCACCGCATGGAAAGAGTTTATAATTCGCGTCCTGCCCATTATAATCAGGagttcaaaaaaaaacttacctacATACCTTAAGAATATTCAGATCATAACGTGAGTAAATGAATCAGTGACGCAAATGAGACATTTACTTAGATAGGGaccaattaaatgtaaaataaagctttatagGCAggattaataaaactattaccGACATCATGTCCCGAAAAGAAGATATGATGAATGGTACAATCCAAACCGGAGTCGACCAAACAGTTACTCGATCTTTATATTCTCAAACAATTCAATATCCACGTCATATTTAGTGTAAAAAGTGTCATTGTGTAATGAAAGGACAGATCCCATTCCCCGGACCACCGTGACATCATAATCGCAGTAAAGAGTTGCATACacaatgcgactgccggacgacAGTTGCGACATTAGTGTCGCCCGGCCGGCTCCACTGTGCCGTGTGTCGCGGACATGCGCATGAGTGGCGCGCTGGGATGCCGCGGAAATGGTTTCAATGTATATTGTTATTGCAACAGCTCGGACTGTCCGTCCCTCGCTAATGGAAATATTTCGACCATTTTTTACTTTGTAAGGAGGATACGGGAAACATCTTCACTGCGAGTTCTCATCACTTATGCCGAAGTTTTactatattattgtatatttcaaTGTAGATAATATCACAATAGACATTATATGGCATGGTGGCTGGTAATGGTACTGAGTACTGTTGTTGTTAATCCTGATATTGTTTGTTAAACTATTGCAATACTGTAGTTATTGTCTGCAAAATAACCAATCCATcacaaataatattagataacgacgttttatctaataataataatgtttgtttgttaatgatTTTGTTTGTCAATGCATGTTTTTGTATTCTGCCTAAATGTGTTGAACTTTGTGCCAATTACCGCGAACTGTCAATAATCTCACATCTATCGTAAACAACTATTGTATGGATACACATTAGGTAATGTAAACCGGTTCAAAATAAGCACATCATTATAAATTGTctagaacaaataaatacttaattatatagAAAGCTCTAGTCGAGCTTAGGAtggtatttttgtaagaaaacaGAATGATTAACAACTCTGTTGGTCCTTAGTAATTCTGCAACAATAAGTAGATCTATCTACATAACATCATACATTTGCTTTATTTTACTGGATGTTTTCAATGTCTAAAGTATTAAACtttgtaagtaggtacgttCCATAGCGATCACTACCGACTAGTGCAAGTGTAGTGGGTCTGTGTGTGGCTGGCCATGAATACAGTCGGTCCGTGGACAGCCCAGCAGCAGTCCCGGAACTGTGGGTTCATCAATCTGCGCACAATGCGCGGCCCACGGCGCCCACCGCTGGACAACTTGATCGATCGATTGCATCGGTAGCTGTGCAGCGGGAGTGCAGTTGTGATGTAATTGTTTGTTTCCGGTCTCCTGCACCCAGCCGCACTATCATTACACATTAATGACACACACAATTACATCGAACTAGTATTACTACGTCCTGTCTTGTTGTAGATTGTCAACTTACATACTGCATTAACATATTCCATCTTCAGATTAAGTGcctaagtaagtaggtacctacttctaCGCAGTCCTAAGTAAATGTTGTGGGTCTTAAATTGTGAATTGCAAAGTGATGGAGAAAATACcacaaagataaatatatttttaagttaatacaTAAAAGGACAACGGTAAAGTCGCCCCTATCCCAAACATTACATAGACGGCGCGGCAACCCTTCGCTAGGGGTGTCGCAATCATTGACAGCACGCTGACAACCTCGGGCGAACCAATATTAAACCATTAACTAAAGACAgtctaaaacaaactttatgaCAATAAATACAAGGCTGCAACTCGCAATAACATGACAGACAgacatcacatcatcatcatcacagaCATTGTCTGTGATGATGGTTTGATATCATTTGGGCTGCTGATATTGATTTACTCGACAAAGTAATGTATTATTACGGCAATGTGTGCAGTTGGTCACATCGCGCGCCGCCCGGCGCCGTCCGGGCATGCAACGTGTGCCACGGAAATATAATGTTACCACCTTGCTGTATAGCATTTATAGTAgctgtatgtatagtatttagtatagtttagacaacaattttaaaacagaCACAGAGATTAAGTGATCTCGATGACAATCACTTGACCAAAATACACAATTTAATGGTCACGGTGGGCTTTGTGTAGAGAATTAGTTACTGATtgttgacaaacaaacaatagcCAGATTGTGAGTTATTGTTGAAGTGAAGACACTATCTATTCTCAGTAAAAGacttttttaataaagcaataaaatataaagcggCTTATAGCCATAAACATTTGCAAAGGATTAACTCGacgagtaaataaaacaatggcaGCGAGGACACAATGCGGGACGGACGAGTTATTGCTATTGTATCGTGGACACTTGTGGACTTTGTTTTGGTAACGTCGACATTATCTAACGGTATATGCCGTGGTAATTGGGATTAGCTGAAACCATCTCTTATACAAATTATTCCGTGTTAACATGATTTCATGAAATCAATGtagtacaatttaaaaactaagtattacatacaatacttagttttatgtatattgtagCAAACCGATAAGATGCACTTACGACTTACCTATTTAAGTGAttgctattttaatttaacacatCTTACTTGAGGtcgaattgattttattttatgatgtgTACGTATCTAATTTATGTAACTATCGGATGAGTAAATAAGCACAGTCCCCTTGCGTAACATCGGACCAATCCCGCGGCTCGCGCCCCGCGCGCATTGTGCAAGCCGCCATGACACCGCCCGGTCCGCGCGGCATACAGCTGTACAACTTGTGCAACCAATGCACGCCGCGCTTACTggttatatacctacttatgtactTATCCCGATACATTGCTATATTTGTTATGGCTACGGAGCATACTGAGACATAATTTATTGGCGGGTGACCGGATATGTCGTATTTTCTAACTCTTAGATCCAGATAAAGTATGTTCCTTTATATTGTATAGCAGATAAtattatcccacccaaaacataaatgtgaaaggatgccaagttcgataatattggaatgcttcgcccaTAAAAGAAGTgaatctaaataagtaccaagttccatacacagacctcagttaaaaatgatataacaagttggcaagttttcacacactgttataaacctactaaacgcaatgagtcaagtatataattttctattaaaacttgccaagttatatcatttttaactgaggtctgtgtatggaacttggtacttatttagatctcacttcttttataggcgaagcattccaatattatcgaacttggcatcctttcacatttatgttttgggtgggatttcatttatttttgtaaggtttattttctttttttcttattttactttactttgactaaatacaaaccttcgtaacgaattttaggtcggtacgaccattggaagatatagataatttttttgttttaattccttaggggtatgaatttacaccttcattatttttaaaaccgactcacacttg
This genomic interval from Spodoptera frugiperda isolate SF20-4 chromosome 6, AGI-APGP_CSIRO_Sfru_2.0, whole genome shotgun sequence contains the following:
- the LOC118267457 gene encoding protein Smaug gives rise to the protein MNGTFNEQLGGVAGLFDQWGACEQTVLACTLARRVPWPGLKLVQRAVEAALRSHVEDERLERDANDEVHLANLLTVNGDDDDGCERLHRLLGLLPLLRMDNERCKDLYVTATPALVQRCMDAPRRSPVVPDQCRQLLSYLLVHPALTLHDEGILKQWLRYLENHIAGNRPESVWQQRIEPCIIPDSNIWSTTNSCFRRTIGKNVEFRGITGLDGVEHFSTDLLQESFSKNGRDVDISIEGEKLNFDATISQPKSQRSNSLTPPSSNFIHMSSSAENLSDAPFVQKPRSFSLSSEHSLSQIRPISIMYGTTGSETRLDDLRSHNFGEHPGMSNVAQWLKSLRLHKYVWLFTNMSYEQMMAMDEKYLEKLGVTKGARHKLLLSIKKLSERGAVLAGVEAELRGGAPAARALERLRAVLLSPMPPACDLPAAIVRALHLASKCLNKATCQPAVRVPSQLATEDGDHEPPVDPMSLHCWLVEKALHHEAFSRPELQEALKGLRHRLPPRQFFHHVSDMPLNRKCPKPRWRIGTHAGHPKATRPRAWAGAGCGGAGVGGGAATGARAPPPAADHYSSLDALCLQMTEQAIN